In the Klebsiella aerogenes KCTC 2190 genome, one interval contains:
- the tgt gene encoding tRNA guanosine(34) transglycosylase Tgt, protein MKFELDTTDGRARRGRLVFDRGVVETPAFMPVGTYGTVKGMTPEEVEATGAQIILGNTFHLWLRPGQEIMKLHGDLHDFMQWKGPILTDSGGFQVFSLGDIRKITEQGVHFRNPINGDPIFLDPEKSMEIQYDLGSDIVMIFDECTPYPADWDYAKRSMEMSLRWAKRSRDRFDGLGNKNALFGIIQGSVYEDLRDISVKGLVEIGFDGYAVGGLAVGEPKEDMHRILEHVCPQIPADKPRYLMGVGKPEDLVEGVRRGIDMFDCVMPTRNARNGHLFVTDGVVKIRNAKHKSDTSPLDAECDCYTCRNYSRAYLHHLDRCNEILGARLNTIHNLRYYQRLMAGLRKAIEEGKLESFVTDFYQRQGRSVPPLNVD, encoded by the coding sequence ATGAAATTTGAACTTGATACCACCGATGGCCGCGCGCGTCGCGGCCGTTTGGTGTTTGATCGCGGCGTGGTTGAAACGCCAGCCTTTATGCCCGTTGGTACCTACGGCACCGTCAAAGGGATGACGCCGGAAGAAGTTGAAGCCACCGGCGCGCAAATCATCCTCGGCAACACCTTCCACCTGTGGCTGCGCCCGGGCCAGGAAATCATGAAGCTGCACGGCGATCTGCATGATTTCATGCAGTGGAAAGGGCCGATCCTCACCGATTCCGGCGGCTTCCAGGTCTTCAGCCTTGGCGATATCCGTAAGATCACCGAACAGGGCGTGCATTTCCGCAATCCGATCAACGGCGATCCGATTTTCCTCGATCCGGAAAAATCGATGGAGATTCAGTACGATCTCGGTTCCGATATCGTAATGATCTTCGACGAATGTACGCCGTACCCGGCGGACTGGGATTACGCTAAGCGTTCGATGGAAATGTCTCTGCGCTGGGCCAAGCGCAGCCGCGACCGTTTCGATGGCCTCGGCAACAAAAACGCGCTCTTTGGCATCATTCAGGGCAGCGTTTACGAAGATTTACGAGATATCTCGGTGAAAGGTCTGGTAGAGATTGGCTTTGATGGCTACGCTGTCGGCGGTTTGGCTGTCGGCGAGCCGAAGGAAGACATGCACCGTATCCTGGAGCACGTTTGCCCGCAGATCCCGGCAGATAAACCGCGATACCTGATGGGCGTCGGGAAACCGGAAGACCTGGTGGAAGGGGTACGTCGCGGCATCGATATGTTTGACTGCGTTATGCCGACGCGCAACGCGCGTAACGGCCATCTGTTCGTGACCGATGGCGTAGTGAAAATCCGCAACGCGAAGCATAAAAGCGATACATCGCCGCTGGATGCCGAGTGCGATTGCTATACGTGTCGCAATTATTCACGTGCTTACTTGCATCATCTTGATCGTTGCAACGAAATATTGGGCGCGCGCCTCAATACCATTCATAACCTGCGCTACTATCAGCGTTTAATGGCTGGTTTACGCAAGGCTATCGAAGAGGGTAAATTAGAGAGCTTCGTGACCGATTTTTACCAACGTCAGGGGCGTTCCGTTCCTCCTTTGAACGTTGATTAA
- the yajC gene encoding preprotein translocase subunit YajC gives MSFFISDAVAATGAPAQGSPMSLILMLVVFGLIFYFMILRPQQKRTKEHKNLMNSIAKGDEVLTNGGLVGRVTKVAENGYIAIALNDTTEVVIKRDFVAAVLPKGTMKAL, from the coding sequence ATGAGCTTTTTTATTTCTGATGCGGTAGCAGCAACCGGCGCGCCGGCGCAGGGCAGCCCAATGTCTCTGATTCTGATGCTGGTGGTGTTCGGTCTGATTTTTTACTTCATGATCCTGCGCCCACAGCAGAAACGTACTAAAGAGCACAAGAATCTGATGAACTCCATCGCCAAAGGTGATGAAGTCCTGACTAACGGCGGTCTGGTTGGTCGCGTGACTAAAGTCGCGGAAAACGGCTACATCGCTATCGCGCTGAACGATACCACCGAAGTGGTTATCAAACGTGACTTCGTAGCTGCCGTTCTGCCGAAAGGCACCATGAAGGCGCTGTAA
- the secD gene encoding protein translocase subunit SecD codes for MLNRYPLWKYVMLVVVIIVGLIYALPNLYGEDPAVQITGARGVAASEQTLIQVQKTLQEEKITAKSVALEEGAILARFDTTDTQLRAREALVNLLGDKYVVALNLAPATPRWLAAMYAEPMKLGLDLRGGVHFLMEVDMDTALGKLQEQNIDSLRSELRDKGIPYSTVRKEDNYGLSIVFRDSAARDQAISYLSPRHRDLVISSQGNNALKAVMTDERLKEAREYAVQQNINILRNRVNQLGVAEPLVQRQGSDRIVVELPGIQDTARAKEILGATATLEFRLVNTNVDQSAAASGRVPGDSEVKDTREGRPVVLYKRVILTGDHITDSTSSMDEYNQPQVNISLDSAGGNIMSNFTKDNIGKPMATLFVEYKDSGKKDANGRAILAKEEEVINIANIQSRLGNSFRITGISNPTEARQLSLLLRAGALIAPIQIVEERTIGPTLGMQNIKQGLEACLAGLVVSILFMIFFYKKFGLIATSALIANLVLIVGIMSLIPGATLTMPGIAGIVLTLAVAVDANVLINERIKEELSNGRTVQQAIDEGYKGAFSSIFDANVTTLIKVIILYAVGTGAIKGFAITTGIGIATSMFTAIVGTRAIVNLLYGGKRVKKLSI; via the coding sequence GTGTTAAACCGTTATCCTTTGTGGAAGTACGTGATGCTGGTCGTCGTGATTATCGTCGGCCTGATTTACGCGCTTCCCAACCTGTATGGTGAGGATCCGGCTGTTCAAATCACTGGCGCGCGCGGCGTCGCCGCCAGTGAGCAAACGCTGATCCAGGTCCAGAAAACTTTACAAGAAGAAAAAATCACCGCGAAGTCTGTGGCACTGGAAGAGGGCGCAATTCTTGCGCGCTTCGACACCACCGACACTCAGCTGCGAGCGCGTGAAGCGCTGGTTAACCTGCTGGGTGACAAATACGTCGTGGCGCTAAACCTTGCTCCTGCTACCCCGCGCTGGCTGGCGGCGATGTATGCCGAGCCGATGAAGCTGGGTCTTGACCTACGCGGCGGCGTGCACTTCCTGATGGAAGTAGACATGGACACCGCATTAGGCAAACTGCAGGAACAAAACATCGATAGCCTGCGCAGCGAGCTGCGTGACAAAGGCATTCCTTACTCCACCGTGCGTAAGGAAGACAACTACGGTCTGAGCATCGTCTTCCGCGACAGCGCGGCGCGCGACCAGGCTATCTCTTATCTCAGCCCGCGCCATCGCGATCTGGTTATTTCAAGCCAGGGTAACAATGCGCTGAAAGCGGTGATGACCGACGAACGTCTGAAAGAAGCCCGTGAATACGCCGTTCAGCAGAACATCAACATTCTGCGTAACCGTGTAAACCAGCTCGGCGTGGCCGAACCGCTGGTGCAGCGTCAGGGTTCCGACCGTATCGTGGTTGAACTGCCGGGTATCCAGGATACCGCGCGTGCGAAGGAAATCCTTGGCGCGACCGCGACGCTGGAATTCCGTCTGGTGAACACCAACGTCGATCAGTCCGCAGCCGCTTCTGGCCGCGTACCGGGCGATTCGGAAGTGAAAGATACCCGTGAAGGCCGTCCGGTGGTGCTGTATAAGCGCGTGATCCTGACCGGCGACCATATCACTGACTCCACTTCCAGCATGGACGAGTACAACCAGCCGCAGGTTAACATCTCGCTCGATAGCGCGGGTGGCAACATCATGTCTAACTTCACCAAGGACAATATCGGTAAACCGATGGCGACCCTGTTCGTGGAGTACAAAGACAGCGGTAAGAAAGATGCCAACGGTCGCGCTATCCTTGCGAAAGAGGAAGAGGTGATTAACATCGCCAATATCCAGTCTCGCCTTGGCAATAGCTTCCGTATCACCGGTATCAGCAACCCGACCGAAGCGCGTCAGCTTTCTCTGCTGCTGCGTGCGGGCGCCCTGATTGCGCCGATTCAGATCGTTGAAGAGCGTACTATCGGCCCAACTCTGGGTATGCAGAACATCAAGCAGGGCCTGGAAGCGTGTCTGGCCGGTCTGGTGGTCTCTATCCTGTTCATGATCTTCTTCTATAAGAAGTTCGGCCTGATTGCGACTTCCGCGCTGATTGCTAACCTGGTGCTGATTGTCGGCATTATGTCCCTGATTCCTGGGGCAACGCTGACCATGCCGGGTATCGCGGGTATCGTCTTAACCCTTGCGGTGGCGGTCGATGCTAACGTACTGATTAACGAGCGTATCAAAGAAGAGCTGAGCAACGGACGTACCGTTCAGCAGGCGATTGACGAAGGTTATAAGGGCGCATTTAGCTCTATCTTCGACGCCAACGTGACGACGCTAATTAAGGTTATCATCCTGTACGCGGTCGGTACCGGTGCCATTAAAGGGTTTGCGATTACTACCGGTATCGGTATCGCGACCTCAATGTTTACCGCTATCGTCGGCACCCGTGCCATCGTGAACCTGCTGTACGGCGGCAAGCGCGTGAAAAAGCTGTCTATCTGA
- the secF gene encoding protein translocase subunit SecF: MAQEYTVEQLNHGRKVWDFMRWDYWAFGISGFLLIVSIAIIGVRGFNWGLDFTGGTVIEITLEKPVDMDQLRDSLQKAGFEEPQLQNFGSSRDIMVRMPPVHDANGSQELGSKVVNVINESTSQSATVKRIEFVGPSVGADLAQTGALALIAALVCILIYVGFRFEWRLAAGVVIALAHDVVITMGVLSLFHIEIDLTIVASLMSVIGYSLNDSIVVSDRIRENFRKIRRGTPYEIFNVSLTQTLHRTLITSGTTLMVILMLFLFGGPILEGFSLTMLIGVSIGTASSIYVASALALKLGMKREHLIQQKVEKEGADQPSILP; this comes from the coding sequence GTGGCACAGGAATATACTGTTGAACAATTGAACCACGGCCGTAAAGTCTGGGACTTTATGCGCTGGGACTACTGGGCCTTCGGCATTTCAGGTTTTCTGCTGATTGTGTCGATCGCCATCATCGGCGTCCGCGGGTTTAACTGGGGTCTCGATTTCACCGGCGGTACGGTGATTGAAATTACCCTCGAAAAACCGGTTGATATGGACCAGCTGCGCGATTCGCTGCAGAAAGCAGGCTTTGAGGAGCCGCAGTTGCAGAACTTCGGCAGCAGCCGCGACATCATGGTGCGTATGCCGCCGGTACACGATGCCAACGGCAGCCAGGAGCTGGGCAGCAAAGTCGTTAACGTGATTAACGAATCGACCAGCCAAAGCGCGACGGTGAAACGTATTGAGTTCGTTGGCCCGAGCGTGGGCGCGGACCTTGCGCAAACCGGCGCTCTGGCGCTGATTGCGGCGCTGGTGTGTATCCTTATCTATGTCGGCTTCCGCTTTGAATGGCGACTGGCGGCAGGGGTCGTTATTGCACTGGCGCACGACGTGGTGATTACCATGGGCGTACTGTCGTTGTTCCACATCGAGATTGACCTGACCATCGTCGCATCACTGATGTCGGTAATTGGTTACTCGTTGAACGATAGTATCGTGGTGTCGGACCGTATCCGTGAAAACTTCCGTAAGATCCGTCGCGGTACGCCGTACGAAATCTTTAACGTGTCGTTGACCCAGACGCTGCACCGTACCTTGATCACCTCCGGTACCACCCTGATGGTGATCCTGATGCTGTTCCTCTTCGGCGGCCCGATTCTGGAAGGCTTCTCGCTGACCATGCTGATCGGTGTATCCATCGGTACGGCTTCTTCTATCTACGTCGCGTCCGCGCTGGCGTTGAAACTGGGCATGAAGCGCGAGCATCTGATCCAGCAGAAGGTCGAAAAAGAAGGGGCGGATCAGCCGTCCATTCTGCCGTAA
- a CDS encoding VOC family protein, giving the protein MNNVINWFEIPVADMDRAVAFYEPVMQVTLRRETMDCADLAVFPHQDPAPGGALAKFDGIAPSPQGAIIYLHTDNLAATLDRIASAGGACVFGPLALPNDIGTIALFTDSEGNRVGLHQPV; this is encoded by the coding sequence ATGAACAACGTGATTAACTGGTTTGAAATTCCGGTCGCTGATATGGATCGCGCCGTCGCGTTTTATGAGCCGGTAATGCAGGTGACGCTGCGTCGTGAAACCATGGATTGTGCGGACCTGGCTGTCTTCCCGCATCAGGATCCGGCTCCCGGCGGCGCGTTGGCTAAATTTGACGGTATCGCGCCATCGCCGCAGGGCGCTATTATTTATCTGCATACCGACAACCTGGCCGCCACGCTGGATCGTATCGCCTCGGCGGGAGGAGCGTGCGTATTTGGCCCGCTGGCGCTGCCGAATGATATTGGCACCATCGCCCTGTTTACCGACAGCGAAGGTAACCGCGTAGGTTTGCATCAACCGGTTTAA
- a CDS encoding helix-turn-helix transcriptional regulator has translation MTRRADRLFQIVQILRGRRLTTAALLAERLGVSERTVYRDIRDLSLSGVPVEGEAGSGYRLLAGYDLPPLMLTSKESEALIAAIRLLKTWGGDALSQSLESAQEKMLAILPEDRRRKAEQTRLFAPDLGAHRYAKTHFDVIHQAVSNQQVLQLHYQDESGQVTRREVLPLGLFFWGERWLLVAWCELRSDYRNFRLDRCLEVKVIERRFSECADRSLSDFLRKVRCGER, from the coding sequence ATGACCCGACGCGCCGACCGTTTATTTCAGATTGTACAGATCCTGCGCGGCAGGCGGCTAACCACCGCGGCGCTGCTGGCGGAGCGGTTGGGCGTGTCGGAGCGAACCGTCTATCGCGATATCCGCGACCTCTCGCTCTCCGGTGTACCGGTTGAGGGCGAGGCCGGGAGCGGTTATCGTCTGCTGGCGGGCTATGATCTGCCGCCGCTGATGCTGACCAGCAAAGAATCCGAAGCGCTAATCGCCGCGATTCGACTACTGAAGACCTGGGGCGGAGATGCGCTTTCGCAGTCGTTGGAGTCAGCTCAGGAAAAAATGCTGGCGATTTTGCCGGAAGACCGGCGGCGCAAAGCGGAGCAGACCCGGCTGTTTGCCCCTGACCTTGGCGCGCATCGTTATGCTAAAACCCATTTTGACGTTATCCATCAGGCCGTATCCAATCAGCAGGTGTTGCAGCTTCACTATCAGGATGAATCTGGTCAGGTAACGCGGCGTGAAGTGCTGCCGCTGGGGCTATTTTTCTGGGGGGAGCGTTGGCTGCTGGTGGCCTGGTGCGAACTGCGCAGTGATTATCGTAACTTTCGTCTCGATCGTTGTCTGGAGGTGAAGGTGATCGAACGTCGTTTCAGCGAGTGCGCCGACCGTTCACTGAGCGATTTCTTACGTAAGGTGAGATGTGGGGAGCGATAA
- a CDS encoding nucleoside-specific channel-forming protein Tsx gives MKKTLLAASAVVALSASFTAGAAETEKPQYLSDWWHQSVNVVGSYHTRFGPQIRNDTYLEYEAFAKKDWFDFYGYIDAPVFFGGNSTAKGIWNKGSPLFMEIEPRFSIDKLTNTDLSFGPFKEWYFANNYIYDMGRNDSQEQSTWYMGLGTDIDTGLPMSLSLNIYAKYQWQNYGASNENEWDGYRFKVKYFVPLTDLWGGSLSYIGFTNFDWGSDLGDDNFYDMNGKHARTSNSIASSHILALNYAHWHYSIVARYFHNGGQWADDAKLNFGDGDFSVRSTGWGGYFVVGYNF, from the coding sequence ATGAAAAAAACATTACTGGCAGCGAGCGCTGTTGTGGCGCTTTCCGCTTCTTTCACCGCTGGCGCGGCAGAAACTGAAAAACCGCAGTACCTGTCTGATTGGTGGCACCAGAGTGTGAACGTAGTCGGTAGCTACCACACTCGTTTTGGACCGCAGATCCGTAACGATACCTATCTGGAATACGAAGCGTTTGCTAAAAAAGATTGGTTTGATTTCTACGGCTATATTGATGCGCCGGTCTTCTTCGGCGGCAACAGCACGGCGAAAGGTATCTGGAACAAAGGCTCCCCGCTGTTTATGGAGATCGAACCGCGTTTCTCTATCGACAAGCTGACCAACACCGACCTGAGCTTCGGGCCGTTCAAAGAGTGGTACTTCGCGAACAACTATATCTACGATATGGGCCGCAACGACTCTCAGGAGCAGAGCACCTGGTATATGGGTCTGGGTACCGACATCGATACCGGTCTGCCGATGAGCCTGTCGCTGAATATCTATGCTAAATACCAGTGGCAGAACTACGGCGCCTCCAACGAAAACGAGTGGGACGGCTACCGCTTCAAGGTGAAATACTTCGTTCCGCTGACCGACCTGTGGGGCGGTTCGCTGAGCTATATTGGCTTCACCAACTTCGACTGGGGTTCTGACCTTGGCGACGACAACTTCTACGATATGAACGGTAAGCACGCGCGTACCAGCAACTCTATCGCGTCCAGCCACATCCTGGCGCTGAACTACGCGCACTGGCACTACTCTATCGTCGCGCGTTACTTCCATAACGGCGGCCAGTGGGCTGATGATGCTAAGCTGAACTTCGGCGACGGCGACTTCAGCGTTCGCTCTACCGGCTGGGGTGGCTACTTCGTTGTCGGTTACAACTTCTAA
- a CDS encoding DUF3251 domain-containing protein — MTRRYLQLAIIGSLFTLTACAQQSEVRQMNESVSTLSKEMTQLNQQTIKITQQNALNAKSTRGVYLLPEAKTPARLESQIGTLRMSVGSITPDGDGSRLTLRIQGESNDPLPAFTATVASGQITGTTHSYQEVNVQDQLISAPASILAPSDVDIPLRLNVTPDKVGFIRIHDIQPASAQ, encoded by the coding sequence ATGACAAGACGTTACCTACAACTGGCTATCATCGGCAGCCTGTTCACCCTTACCGCCTGCGCCCAGCAAAGCGAAGTTCGTCAGATGAACGAGAGCGTCAGTACGCTGAGCAAAGAGATGACCCAACTGAATCAGCAAACGATAAAAATCACCCAGCAAAACGCACTGAATGCTAAATCAACCCGCGGCGTTTATCTGCTCCCGGAGGCCAAAACCCCCGCGCGGCTGGAGAGCCAGATCGGCACCCTGCGCATGTCAGTGGGTAGCATTACGCCAGATGGCGACGGTTCGCGCCTGACCTTACGCATCCAGGGCGAGTCTAACGATCCGCTCCCGGCCTTCACCGCGACCGTCGCTTCCGGACAGATTACCGGCACCACCCACAGCTATCAGGAAGTCAACGTCCAGGATCAGCTGATTAGCGCCCCGGCCAGCATCCTGGCGCCCAGCGATGTGGATATCCCGCTGCGCCTGAATGTGACGCCTGATAAAGTCGGCTTTATTCGTATCCACGATATCCAACCCGCCAGCGCGCAGTAA
- the nrdR gene encoding transcriptional regulator NrdR: protein MHCPFCFAVDTKVIDSRLVGEGSSVRRRRQCLVCNERFTTFEVAELVMPRVVKSNDVREPFNEDKLRSGMLKALEKRPVSADDVEMAVNHIKTHLRGTGEREVASKMIGNLVMEQLKKLDKVAYIRFASVYRSFEDIKEFGEEIARLQD from the coding sequence ATGCATTGCCCTTTCTGTTTCGCCGTGGATACCAAAGTCATCGATTCTCGCCTGGTCGGCGAAGGCTCCTCCGTGCGTCGTCGTCGGCAATGTCTGGTCTGCAATGAACGCTTTACCACTTTTGAAGTGGCTGAGCTGGTAATGCCGCGGGTGGTAAAAAGCAACGACGTGCGCGAACCTTTCAACGAAGACAAGCTGCGTAGCGGGATGTTGAAAGCGCTTGAAAAGCGCCCGGTCAGCGCCGATGACGTCGAAATGGCGGTAAATCACATTAAAACCCATCTGCGCGGCACCGGTGAGCGTGAAGTCGCGAGTAAAATGATCGGTAATCTGGTGATGGAGCAGCTGAAGAAGCTCGATAAGGTCGCCTATATTCGCTTCGCTTCCGTCTATCGCAGTTTCGAAGATATTAAAGAGTTCGGCGAAGAAATCGCCCGTTTACAGGACTAA
- the ribD gene encoding bifunctional diaminohydroxyphosphoribosylaminopyrimidine deaminase/5-amino-6-(5-phosphoribosylamino)uracil reductase RibD, which translates to MQDEMYMARALKLAARGRFTTHPNPNVGCVIVKDGEIVGEGFHYRAGEPHAEVHALRMAGDKAKGATAYVTLEPCSHHGRTPPCCDALIAAGVARVVAAMQDPNPQVAGRGLYRLQQAGIDVSHGLMMNEAEALNKGFLKRMRTGFPWIQLKMGASLDGRTAMASGESQWITSPQARRDVQRLRAQSHAILTSSATVLADDPALTVRWQELSADTQALYPQENLRQPLRIVIDSQNRVTPEHRIIQQQGETLFARTHADERAWPDNVRTLLVPEHNGHLDLVLLMMQLGKQQVNSIWVEAGPTLAGALLQAGLVDELIVYIAPKLLGSDARGLCALPGLEKLSQAPHFKFNEIRQVGPDVCLHLTTA; encoded by the coding sequence ATGCAGGACGAAATGTACATGGCGCGAGCGCTGAAGCTTGCCGCGCGCGGACGCTTTACTACCCATCCTAATCCCAACGTCGGCTGTGTGATTGTAAAAGACGGCGAGATCGTCGGCGAGGGTTTCCACTATCGGGCCGGCGAGCCGCACGCCGAAGTGCACGCGCTGCGTATGGCCGGCGATAAAGCCAAAGGCGCGACCGCCTACGTCACCCTGGAGCCCTGTAGCCACCATGGTCGCACGCCGCCGTGCTGCGACGCGCTGATCGCCGCAGGCGTGGCTCGCGTGGTAGCGGCAATGCAGGACCCGAATCCACAGGTGGCCGGTCGCGGCCTGTACCGCCTGCAGCAGGCCGGCATTGACGTCAGCCATGGGCTGATGATGAATGAAGCGGAAGCGCTGAATAAAGGTTTTCTCAAGCGGATGCGCACCGGTTTTCCGTGGATCCAGCTGAAGATGGGCGCTTCGCTTGATGGCCGTACGGCGATGGCCAGCGGTGAAAGTCAGTGGATCACCTCGCCACAGGCGCGACGCGACGTGCAGCGCCTGCGCGCGCAGAGCCACGCTATTCTCACCAGCAGCGCGACCGTGCTGGCGGACGATCCGGCGCTGACCGTGCGCTGGCAGGAGCTGAGCGCCGATACGCAGGCGCTCTATCCGCAGGAGAACCTGCGTCAGCCGCTGCGTATCGTCATCGATAGCCAAAACCGCGTCACGCCGGAGCATCGAATTATCCAGCAGCAAGGTGAAACCCTGTTCGCTCGCACCCATGCCGATGAACGTGCCTGGCCTGACAACGTGCGTACCCTACTGGTGCCGGAGCATAACGGCCATCTCGACCTCGTGTTGCTAATGATGCAGCTCGGTAAACAGCAGGTGAACAGCATTTGGGTGGAAGCGGGGCCGACGCTGGCCGGCGCTTTGCTACAGGCCGGGCTGGTGGATGAGCTTATCGTCTATATTGCGCCTAAACTGTTAGGCAGTGACGCGCGCGGTTTATGCGCGCTGCCGGGGCTTGAGAAACTGAGCCAGGCCCCCCATTTCAAATTCAACGAGATACGTCAGGTCGGGCCCGATGTCTGCCTGCATTTAACGACTGCGTGA
- the ribE gene encoding 6,7-dimethyl-8-ribityllumazine synthase, with protein sequence MNIIEANVATPDARVAITIARFNNFINDSLLEGAIDALKRIGQVKDENITVVWVPGAYELPLAAGALAKTGKYDAVIALGTVIRGGTAHFEYVAGGASNGLAHVAQDSEIPVAFGVLTTESIEQAIERAGTKAGNKGAEAALTALEMINVLKAIKA encoded by the coding sequence ATGAACATTATTGAAGCTAACGTTGCTACCCCGGACGCTCGCGTCGCCATCACCATTGCGCGTTTCAACAACTTTATCAATGACAGCCTGCTGGAAGGCGCGATTGACGCCCTCAAGCGCATTGGTCAGGTAAAAGATGAAAACATCACCGTTGTTTGGGTTCCAGGCGCGTATGAGCTGCCGCTGGCGGCTGGCGCACTGGCAAAAACCGGTAAATATGACGCGGTAATCGCGCTGGGTACGGTGATTCGCGGCGGTACCGCCCACTTTGAATATGTGGCTGGCGGTGCAAGCAATGGCCTGGCGCACGTCGCTCAGGACAGTGAAATCCCGGTAGCCTTCGGTGTTCTGACGACTGAAAGTATTGAACAAGCCATCGAACGCGCTGGCACCAAAGCCGGTAACAAAGGCGCAGAAGCCGCGCTGACCGCGCTGGAAATGATTAACGTATTGAAAGCCATCAAGGCCTGA
- the nusB gene encoding transcription antitermination factor NusB, protein MKPAARRRARECAVQALYSWQLSQNDIADVEYQFLAEQDVKDVDVLYFRELLSGVATNSAYLDGLMKPYLSRQLEELGQVEKAVLRIALFELSKRDDVPYKVAINEAIELAKTFGAEDSHKFVNGVLDKAAPVIRPRKK, encoded by the coding sequence GTGAAACCTGCTGCTCGTCGCCGCGCCCGTGAGTGTGCCGTCCAGGCGCTCTACTCCTGGCAGTTGTCCCAGAACGACATCGCTGATGTTGAATACCAGTTCCTGGCGGAACAGGATGTAAAAGATGTAGACGTTCTGTATTTCCGTGAACTGCTGTCCGGAGTGGCGACTAACAGCGCGTATCTCGACGGTCTGATGAAGCCATACCTGTCACGTCAGTTGGAAGAGCTGGGTCAGGTAGAAAAAGCGGTACTGCGTATTGCGCTGTTTGAGCTGTCGAAGCGTGACGACGTGCCGTACAAAGTGGCTATCAACGAAGCTATCGAGCTGGCGAAAACCTTCGGCGCTGAAGATAGCCACAAGTTCGTCAACGGCGTGCTGGATAAAGCGGCCCCGGTAATCCGTCCCCGCAAAAAGTAA